A single window of Bordetella genomosp. 11 DNA harbors:
- a CDS encoding LysR family transcriptional regulator: MAGQARQGAALSLRQIEVFHAVMLTGSLSEAGRMLFVTQPAISRILASAENRLRYPLFVRVKGRLQPTPEARRLFAECERIFDHVGRFNALATGLGAGATGTLSLVSSPSFSEWLIPRTIQRFREKYPGTTIRYRPLAFDMLLPHILLGHADFGIASMSPPANTNVTAEEIGEGWLGCAIPHGHPLASRTRIRAEDLRGHLLIGYEAETPFGRLAARFMNSGESPLQPDIEIRATPEALALVRQGVGVALIESFGYHPDFQRDFVLRPTDPVLPHKIQLLHAANSPLSTTARRFATALRQVIKEVPAAAH; this comes from the coding sequence ATGGCTGGACAAGCTCGCCAGGGTGCCGCGCTGAGCCTGCGGCAGATCGAGGTCTTTCACGCGGTGATGCTGACCGGCTCGCTAAGCGAGGCGGGACGCATGCTGTTCGTCACCCAGCCGGCCATCAGCCGCATCCTGGCGTCGGCGGAGAATCGCTTGCGGTATCCCTTGTTCGTGCGGGTGAAGGGGCGCCTGCAGCCGACGCCGGAGGCACGGCGCCTGTTCGCCGAGTGCGAGCGCATCTTCGATCATGTCGGGCGATTCAATGCCCTGGCCACGGGCTTGGGGGCGGGTGCGACGGGAACGCTGAGCCTGGTAAGCAGCCCCAGCTTCAGCGAGTGGCTGATTCCCCGCACCATCCAGCGGTTTCGGGAGAAGTATCCCGGCACGACGATACGTTATCGGCCGCTGGCGTTCGACATGCTGTTGCCGCATATCCTGCTGGGCCATGCGGACTTCGGCATTGCATCCATGTCGCCGCCCGCCAATACCAACGTCACCGCCGAAGAAATAGGCGAAGGGTGGCTGGGTTGTGCGATCCCGCACGGGCATCCGCTGGCGTCCCGCACGCGCATCCGCGCGGAGGATCTGCGCGGGCATTTATTGATCGGGTACGAAGCCGAGACACCTTTCGGCCGCCTGGCCGCGCGTTTCATGAACTCGGGCGAGAGCCCCTTGCAACCCGACATCGAAATCCGCGCCACGCCCGAGGCCCTGGCGCTGGTCCGGCAGGGCGTGGGCGTCGCGTTGATCGAGTCCTTTGGATATCACCCCGACTTCCAGCGCGACTTCGTCCTGCGCCCAACGGATCCCGTCCTGCCTCACAAGATTCAGCTACTTCATGCGGCAAACAGCCCGCTGTCCACGACCGCCCGCCGCTTTGCCACGGCCTTGCGGCAGGTCATCAAGGAAGTGCCGGCGGCGGCGCACTGA
- a CDS encoding N-carbamoyl-D-amino-acid hydrolase — protein sequence MSRTVTVAAAQLGPIQKSEGRDVAVGRMLRLLDRAHQRGAEVVVFPELALTTFFPRWYTEDLNEADHWYEQTLPSAATQPLFDAIRRYGLTIYLGYAEIAHEADEQGVVRKRRFNTAVIIAPNGEVILKYRKVHLPGHAEFATHRKVQHLEKRYFEVGNLGFPVVRAPVGKAGLEVNLGMLICNDRRWPEAWRVLGLQQVELVLLGYNTPAVNQDNRGFEAHHLRVLHSQLAIQSGCYQNACFGVAVAKAGKEDGFELFGHSIIVNPQGEIIAMATTWDDELIVADCNLDMCELGRSTVFNFEKHRRPEAYGRIVEQVGSSAPPVWKPTKD from the coding sequence ATGTCCCGCACTGTCACCGTCGCCGCTGCCCAGTTGGGTCCCATCCAGAAGTCGGAAGGCCGCGACGTCGCCGTAGGCCGCATGTTGCGCCTGCTTGACCGCGCCCATCAGCGTGGCGCCGAAGTCGTCGTGTTCCCCGAACTGGCGCTGACCACGTTCTTCCCGCGTTGGTACACGGAGGATCTGAACGAGGCCGACCACTGGTACGAACAAACCCTGCCCTCCGCGGCGACCCAGCCGCTGTTCGATGCGATCCGCCGCTATGGGCTGACGATCTACCTGGGCTACGCGGAAATCGCGCACGAAGCGGACGAGCAGGGCGTGGTGCGCAAACGCCGCTTCAACACCGCCGTCATCATCGCGCCCAATGGCGAGGTCATCCTCAAGTACCGCAAGGTCCATCTGCCCGGCCATGCCGAATTCGCCACGCACCGCAAGGTGCAGCATCTGGAGAAGCGTTATTTCGAGGTGGGCAACCTGGGCTTCCCCGTCGTGCGCGCCCCGGTCGGCAAGGCTGGCCTGGAAGTGAATTTGGGCATGCTGATCTGCAACGACCGCCGCTGGCCGGAAGCGTGGCGCGTGCTGGGCCTGCAGCAGGTCGAACTGGTCCTCCTGGGCTACAACACACCGGCCGTGAATCAGGACAATCGCGGCTTCGAGGCGCACCACCTGCGCGTGCTGCACTCGCAGCTCGCCATACAGTCCGGCTGCTACCAGAACGCCTGCTTCGGCGTGGCGGTGGCCAAGGCCGGCAAGGAAGACGGCTTCGAACTCTTCGGCCACTCCATCATCGTCAACCCGCAAGGCGAGATCATCGCCATGGCGACCACGTGGGATGACGAACTGATCGTCGCGGACTGCAATCTGGATATGTGCGAGCTGGGACGCTCCACGGTCTTCAACTTCGAGAAGCATCGCCGGCCCGAGGCCTACGGTCGCATCGTGGAGCAGGTCGGCAGCAGCGCGCCGCCCGTGTGGAAACCGACCAAGGACTGA
- a CDS encoding threonine ammonia-lyase: MNLTALPATIEHEMLGTLRVPGYEDVLAAADRIGPYVRRTPLLRSPKLDELAGAPVWLKLESLQVTGSFKARGAFNALLNLDPAQRARGVVAYSTGNHGQAVAWAARTLGIPATIVMPEDAPANKVEKARRHGAQVVQYDRERESRETIGMRLLEETGATLVPPGDHPDVLAAQGTLALEALRDLPPDALENLGLFATPCGGGGMAAGCALALQALAPQARLVAAEPAGYDDTVRSLASGKREANAPGAKTLCDALMAAIPAELPYAINGRRLDAAVAVTDAQVAAAIRFALEELRLVVEPGGAVALAALLAGHISTQGKDTLIVLSGGNIDLPLLTRIAQEGI, from the coding sequence ATGAATCTGACCGCCCTTCCCGCCACCATCGAACACGAAATGCTCGGCACCCTGCGCGTGCCCGGCTACGAGGACGTGCTGGCCGCTGCTGACCGCATCGGACCCTACGTCCGCCGTACCCCGCTGCTGCGCTCGCCCAAGCTGGACGAGCTGGCGGGCGCGCCGGTCTGGCTGAAGCTGGAGAGCCTGCAAGTGACGGGGTCCTTCAAGGCCCGCGGCGCCTTCAACGCCCTGCTCAACCTGGACCCGGCGCAGCGCGCCCGCGGCGTCGTCGCCTATTCGACCGGCAACCATGGCCAGGCCGTCGCGTGGGCCGCGCGCACGCTCGGCATTCCAGCCACCATCGTCATGCCGGAGGATGCGCCGGCTAACAAGGTAGAGAAGGCTCGCCGCCACGGTGCTCAGGTCGTGCAGTACGACCGCGAGCGCGAGAGTCGCGAAACCATAGGCATGCGCCTGCTGGAAGAAACCGGCGCGACGCTGGTGCCGCCGGGCGATCATCCGGACGTGCTGGCCGCGCAAGGGACGCTGGCGCTGGAAGCGCTGCGCGATCTGCCGCCGGACGCATTGGAAAACCTCGGCCTGTTCGCCACGCCTTGCGGCGGCGGCGGCATGGCCGCCGGCTGCGCGCTGGCCCTGCAGGCCTTGGCGCCGCAAGCCCGCCTGGTGGCCGCCGAGCCCGCCGGCTACGACGACACCGTGCGCTCGCTGGCCAGCGGCAAACGCGAGGCCAACGCGCCGGGCGCGAAGACGCTGTGCGACGCGCTGATGGCCGCCATTCCGGCCGAACTTCCCTACGCCATCAACGGCCGCCGCCTGGATGCCGCCGTGGCGGTGACCGACGCGCAAGTCGCCGCCGCCATCCGGTTCGCGCTGGAAGAGCTGCGCCTTGTAGTCGAGCCGGGCGGCGCCGTGGCGTTGGCTGCCTTGCTCGCCGGCCACATTTCCACCCAAGGCAAGGACACGCTCATCGTCCTGTCGGGCGGCAACATCGATCTGCCGCTGTTGACGCGCATCGCGCAGGAGGGCATTTGA
- a CDS encoding Bug family tripartite tricarboxylate transporter substrate binding protein: MPSSYLRRIARVFTAGCITAALPVAAHAAYPERPVTIVVPFNTGTTPDIVTRLLASVLSKDTGGNFVVQNKVGASGIIGTQYVANQPADGYTLGFANVATLAINQSLYAKLPYDADKQLAPVALTGSVQNVLAVRPGLGVKSVSELIALGKKEPGKLVYSSGGNGTTGHLSAAMFATMAGVQMMHVPYKGGVEADLAVLRGEADLVFDNISSIATFMDQGKVIPLAVTGATRDPLLPNLPTLDELGLKGYRAVAWTGYVAPAGVDPKILDWLNAAINKALAEPEVQQKLKTLAYVPIIKPRQALFDIAHEERPTWAKVIKNAKVSVD; the protein is encoded by the coding sequence ATGCCGTCCTCGTACCTGCGTCGCATCGCGCGCGTCTTCACCGCCGGCTGCATCACCGCCGCCCTTCCCGTCGCCGCGCACGCCGCCTACCCGGAGCGCCCGGTCACCATCGTCGTACCGTTCAACACGGGCACCACGCCGGACATCGTGACCCGCCTGCTCGCGTCGGTCCTCAGCAAGGACACGGGCGGCAATTTCGTGGTGCAGAACAAGGTGGGCGCCTCGGGCATCATCGGCACCCAATACGTGGCCAACCAGCCGGCCGACGGCTATACCCTGGGCTTCGCCAACGTGGCGACGCTGGCCATCAACCAGTCGCTGTATGCCAAGCTGCCCTACGATGCCGACAAGCAGCTCGCGCCCGTCGCCCTGACCGGCTCCGTGCAGAACGTGCTGGCCGTGCGTCCCGGCCTGGGCGTGAAGAGCGTCAGCGAGCTGATCGCGCTGGGCAAGAAAGAGCCGGGCAAGCTGGTCTACTCCTCCGGCGGCAACGGCACCACGGGCCACCTGAGCGCCGCGATGTTCGCCACGATGGCGGGCGTGCAGATGATGCACGTGCCCTACAAGGGCGGGGTCGAGGCCGACCTGGCCGTGCTGCGCGGTGAAGCCGACCTGGTGTTCGATAACATCTCGTCGATCGCGACGTTCATGGACCAAGGCAAGGTCATTCCGCTGGCCGTGACCGGCGCGACGCGAGATCCCCTGCTGCCCAACCTGCCCACGCTGGACGAACTGGGCCTGAAAGGCTACCGTGCCGTAGCGTGGACAGGCTACGTGGCGCCCGCCGGTGTCGATCCCAAGATCCTGGACTGGCTGAACGCAGCCATCAATAAGGCCCTGGCCGAACCGGAAGTGCAGCAAAAGCTGAAGACCCTGGCCTACGTACCGATCATCAAGCCGCGTCAGGCGCTGTTCGATATCGCCCATGAAGAGCGCCCGACGTGGGCCAAGGTGATCAAGAACGCGAAAGTCAGCGTCGATTGA
- a CDS encoding N-acyl-D-amino-acid deacylase family protein — MTRAAQPHYDILIRGGTIIDGSGAPRYSADVAITGQRIAAIGNLAAVSADQVVDAAGKIVAPGFIDSHTHDDRYLIVDPGMPAKLSQGVTTVITGNCGLSQAPWLPGKRKEVLAPINLLSTDTADFPYATFRAYLEKLDNHPAAVNAACLVGHTSLRAAAMDDLDRPANEAEIAHMQELLREAMEAGAIGLSTGTAYPTAMPATTEELMGVAKVLRDYGGIYASHIRDEADQIFAALDEAFAVGAAGQAPVLVSHHKLIGPRNHGRSVQTLAHIAEAATRQPVRLDAYPYVAGSTILRKDRLAVSSRIIVTKSEALPQYAGWDLDKIAEDMGVTQEAAVDALQPAGAIYFIMDEADVERILAYPGTMIGSDGLPHDPAPHPRLWGTFPRVLGYYCREMQLFTLEEAVHKMTGMTAGYFRLPERGLLKTGHYADIVIFDAETIADTATWSSPTRQAKGISCVFVNGVPAWRDGASTGSRTGAVVRP, encoded by the coding sequence ATGACCCGTGCAGCACAGCCTCATTACGACATCCTGATTCGCGGCGGCACGATCATCGATGGTTCCGGCGCGCCGCGCTATTCCGCCGACGTGGCCATTACGGGCCAGCGCATCGCGGCCATCGGCAACCTCGCCGCCGTCTCGGCGGACCAGGTTGTCGATGCCGCCGGAAAAATCGTCGCCCCGGGATTCATCGACTCCCACACGCATGACGACCGCTACCTGATCGTGGACCCCGGAATGCCGGCCAAGCTCAGCCAGGGCGTGACCACGGTCATCACCGGCAATTGCGGCCTGAGCCAGGCGCCCTGGTTGCCGGGCAAGCGCAAGGAAGTCCTCGCGCCCATCAATTTGCTAAGCACGGACACGGCCGACTTCCCCTACGCCACCTTCCGCGCCTACCTGGAAAAGCTGGACAACCATCCCGCCGCGGTCAACGCCGCATGCCTGGTCGGCCACACGTCGCTGCGCGCCGCCGCCATGGACGACCTGGACCGTCCGGCCAACGAGGCCGAGATCGCCCACATGCAGGAGCTGCTGCGCGAAGCGATGGAGGCCGGCGCGATCGGTTTGTCCACGGGCACGGCCTATCCCACCGCCATGCCGGCCACCACGGAAGAACTGATGGGCGTGGCGAAAGTGCTGCGGGATTACGGCGGCATCTACGCCAGCCACATCCGCGACGAAGCCGACCAGATCTTCGCCGCGCTGGACGAGGCCTTCGCGGTGGGTGCCGCGGGCCAGGCGCCCGTGCTGGTCTCTCACCACAAGCTGATCGGCCCCAGGAACCACGGCCGTTCCGTGCAGACGCTGGCCCACATCGCCGAAGCCGCGACACGCCAGCCGGTCCGGCTGGATGCCTACCCCTACGTCGCCGGCTCGACCATCCTGCGCAAGGACCGATTGGCCGTCTCCAGCCGCATCATCGTCACCAAGTCCGAAGCGCTGCCCCAATACGCGGGCTGGGACCTGGACAAGATCGCGGAAGACATGGGCGTAACGCAGGAAGCCGCGGTGGACGCCCTGCAGCCGGCCGGGGCGATCTACTTCATCATGGACGAGGCGGACGTCGAACGCATTCTTGCCTATCCCGGCACGATGATCGGGTCGGACGGCCTTCCGCACGATCCCGCGCCGCATCCTCGCCTGTGGGGAACATTCCCGCGCGTGCTGGGCTACTACTGCCGCGAGATGCAACTGTTTACGCTGGAAGAGGCCGTGCACAAAATGACCGGGATGACGGCCGGCTACTTTCGCCTGCCCGAGCGTGGCCTGCTGAAAACGGGGCACTATGCCGACATCGTGATCTTCGATGCCGAAACCATCGCCGACACCGCCACCTGGTCATCGCCGACGCGGCAGGCCAAGGGCATATCCTGCGTGTTCGTCAATGGTGTGCCGGCCTGGCGCGATGGCGCCAGCACGGGCTCACGCACCGGCGCCGTCGTGCGGCCGTAG
- a CDS encoding IclR family transcriptional regulator, translated as MAAMDDAPIDKTLIIMEAVAASRRPLSVTEIAELTGLAMPTVHRLVVQLIDRNVLARHLSSKRVMPGARLTRLGIDAVQTSLNADQPHALLKSLTISLGEFAQISMVVDGELVCVDAAAVRRPGGLHLEQGNRGPLHCTSIGKLHLAHMPEEALAQWFRSSTRRKFTNKTLTGEARLRAHFNEIRAQGWASCNEEWNAGVVGVGVRIPLRSNAFIGLCVSAPTARMNYEQMVGNVPTLRKFAADIALAFEASSGG; from the coding sequence ATGGCCGCCATGGATGACGCCCCGATAGATAAGACACTGATCATCATGGAGGCCGTGGCCGCCTCCCGGCGCCCGCTTTCGGTCACGGAAATTGCGGAGCTGACCGGGCTGGCGATGCCCACCGTGCATCGCCTGGTCGTCCAACTGATCGACCGCAACGTGTTGGCGCGTCATCTTTCGTCCAAGCGCGTCATGCCCGGGGCGCGGCTGACGCGCCTTGGCATCGACGCCGTGCAGACATCGCTGAACGCGGATCAGCCGCACGCCCTCTTGAAGTCCTTGACGATTTCGCTGGGGGAGTTCGCGCAGATCAGCATGGTGGTGGACGGCGAGCTGGTCTGCGTGGATGCCGCGGCGGTCCGCCGGCCGGGCGGCCTGCATCTGGAGCAGGGCAACCGGGGGCCGCTGCATTGCACGTCCATTGGCAAGCTGCATTTGGCGCATATGCCGGAAGAGGCGTTGGCCCAGTGGTTCCGGTCGTCGACCCGCCGCAAGTTCACCAACAAGACGTTGACCGGCGAAGCGCGCCTGCGCGCCCATTTCAACGAGATCCGCGCCCAGGGTTGGGCGTCCTGCAACGAAGAATGGAATGCGGGCGTCGTCGGCGTGGGGGTGCGCATTCCGCTGCGCAGCAATGCGTTTATCGGTTTGTGCGTATCGGCGCCGACGGCCCGTATGAACTACGAGCAAATGGTCGGTAACGTGCCGACCTTGCGCAAATTCGCCGCGGACATCGCCTTGGCGTTCGAGGCATCGAGCGGGGGCTGA